Proteins from a single region of Hyphomicrobiales bacterium:
- a CDS encoding PBP1A family penicillin-binding protein, whose amino-acid sequence MNPAILPPKVQKKKRRKSLLLGFFGFLFTVGFFGFVAAASVVGIVFWQITQDLPNYEVLRRYEPPVMTRIHASDGSLIGEYARERRIFVPINAIPEQVRQAFLSAEDKNFYEHNGIDPAGIARAVAVAFKGGRLTGASTITQQVAKNFLLTNERSFERKIKEAILALKMEHAFDKDYILELYLNEIYMGGPQIHGVAAAGLYYFNRELRDLSLAQAAFLAGLPKGANNYHPIRKRDAAIIRRNYVLGRMLADGFITKEQHDEAAADPLDVSFRPLGTWLPGSEYFAEEVRKQLVDIYTDAGLYGGGLSVRTALDPVLQQMAKLALVEGLVRYDRRQGWRGVHASIDASGDWGATLAAVEAPENIDPWRLAVVLDVGRDVAELGLEPTRDPNGALMADRTTGRLRLQSAAWAKPPKSQGLAGLLKVGDVIFVRPVDGQQGNWELMQRPEVQGGMVVMDPHTGRVRALVGGFSFERNKDEFNRAVQARRQPGSSFKPFVYAAALDNGYTPSSIILDAPITIEQGNGQDDWKPENYSRNFGGPSTLRTGIELSRNLMTVRLARDVGMPIITDYARRFGIYDNLLPVLSMSLGAGETTLLRMTAGYAMLANGGKRIEPTLIDRIQDRRGRTVWRHDRRACGNCNFESWANQPEPELADARRQIVDPHTAYQMTLMLEGVVERGTGQRVKAVGKPLAGKTGTTNDEKDAWFVGFSPDLVVGVYIGFDTPRPMGKGETGGSISSPVFRDFMQLALANQPAIPFRSPPGVKMIRVNRKTGLRTSASDPDAILEAFKPEDEPADTYNEYFGTDSGGGNGVGGIWGAQPSFGAGRGLY is encoded by the coding sequence ATGAACCCGGCCATACTGCCTCCGAAGGTACAGAAAAAGAAGCGGCGCAAGAGCCTCCTGCTCGGCTTCTTCGGCTTCCTGTTCACCGTCGGATTCTTCGGTTTCGTGGCGGCCGCCTCGGTTGTCGGTATCGTGTTCTGGCAGATCACGCAGGACCTGCCGAACTACGAAGTGCTGCGGCGTTACGAGCCGCCGGTGATGACACGCATCCACGCGAGCGATGGCAGCCTGATCGGCGAATATGCCCGCGAGCGACGCATCTTCGTACCCATCAACGCCATTCCCGAACAGGTGCGCCAGGCGTTCCTGTCGGCGGAGGACAAGAACTTCTACGAGCACAACGGCATCGATCCGGCGGGCATCGCGCGCGCCGTCGCCGTCGCGTTCAAGGGCGGGCGTCTGACCGGCGCCTCGACCATCACGCAGCAGGTGGCCAAGAACTTCCTCCTGACCAACGAGCGCAGCTTCGAGCGTAAGATCAAGGAAGCCATTCTCGCGCTCAAGATGGAGCACGCGTTCGACAAGGACTACATCCTCGAACTCTACCTCAACGAGATCTACATGGGCGGGCCGCAGATCCACGGCGTGGCGGCGGCCGGGCTCTATTATTTCAATCGCGAGTTGCGCGACCTGAGCCTTGCGCAGGCGGCCTTCCTGGCCGGTTTGCCGAAGGGTGCCAACAACTACCATCCGATCCGCAAGCGCGATGCCGCGATCATCCGGCGGAACTACGTGCTGGGCCGCATGCTGGCGGACGGGTTCATCACCAAGGAGCAGCACGACGAGGCGGCGGCCGATCCGCTCGACGTGAGCTTTCGGCCGCTCGGGACCTGGCTTCCGGGTTCGGAGTATTTCGCCGAGGAGGTGCGCAAGCAACTCGTCGACATCTACACCGACGCCGGTCTCTACGGGGGCGGTCTTTCGGTCAGGACCGCGCTCGATCCGGTCCTCCAGCAGATGGCCAAGCTCGCACTCGTCGAGGGGCTCGTTCGGTACGACCGCCGCCAGGGCTGGCGCGGTGTGCATGCCAGCATCGATGCTTCGGGGGATTGGGGGGCGACGCTCGCCGCCGTCGAAGCGCCCGAGAACATCGACCCTTGGCGGCTCGCCGTGGTTCTCGACGTCGGCCGTGATGTGGCGGAACTCGGTCTCGAGCCGACAAGAGACCCGAACGGGGCTTTGATGGCCGATCGCACCACTGGCCGGTTGCGCCTTCAGAGTGCGGCCTGGGCCAAGCCGCCCAAGTCTCAGGGGCTCGCCGGGCTGCTCAAGGTCGGTGACGTCATTTTCGTTCGCCCCGTCGATGGCCAGCAGGGCAATTGGGAACTCATGCAGCGCCCCGAAGTGCAGGGCGGCATGGTCGTCATGGACCCCCACACGGGGCGCGTGCGCGCGCTCGTCGGCGGTTTTTCCTTCGAGCGCAACAAGGACGAGTTCAACCGGGCCGTCCAGGCTCGCCGCCAGCCGGGATCGTCCTTCAAGCCGTTCGTCTACGCGGCGGCGCTCGACAATGGGTACACACCGTCGTCGATCATCCTCGATGCTCCGATCACCATCGAGCAGGGCAACGGACAGGACGACTGGAAGCCGGAGAACTACTCCAGGAACTTCGGTGGCCCCTCCACGTTGCGCACGGGCATCGAGCTGTCGCGCAACCTCATGACCGTGCGCCTCGCGCGTGACGTCGGAATGCCAATCATCACCGATTACGCGCGACGCTTCGGGATCTACGACAACCTGCTTCCCGTGCTTTCCATGTCGCTCGGCGCCGGTGAGACCACGCTTTTGCGTATGACCGCCGGCTACGCCATGCTCGCCAACGGAGGCAAGCGCATCGAGCCGACGCTCATCGACCGTATCCAGGACCGTCGTGGACGCACGGTTTGGCGGCACGACCGGCGCGCCTGCGGCAACTGCAACTTCGAGAGCTGGGCGAATCAGCCCGAACCCGAGCTGGCCGATGCCCGGCGCCAGATCGTCGACCCACACACCGCCTATCAAATGACCCTGATGCTGGAGGGCGTCGTGGAGCGCGGCACGGGGCAGCGGGTGAAAGCCGTCGGCAAGCCGCTCGCCGGCAAGACGGGCACCACGAACGACGAAAAGGACGCTTGGTTCGTCGGCTTCTCGCCCGACCTCGTGGTGGGCGTCTATATCGGCTTCGACACGCCGCGCCCGATGGGCAAGGGTGAAACCGGTGGTTCGATCTCGTCGCCGGTCTTCCGTGATTTCATGCAGCTTGCCCTGGCCAATCAGCCAGCGATTCCGTTCCGTTCGCCACCGGGCGTCAAGATGATCCGTGTCAATCGCAAGACCGGCCTGAGGACCAGTGCCTCCGACCCCGATGCGATCCTCGAGGCCTTCAAGCCCGAAGACGAGCCGGCCGATACCTACAACGAGTACTTCGGGACCGATTCGGGTGGTGGTAACGGCG
- a CDS encoding AMIN domain-containing protein, which produces MAKDTRVGRGWSTASAVWSSWMTCVVLAMLVSTVGGAFARDVTSRNAKLTSDGTLTRFSIDFSEEVDFEVFTLDNPYRVIVDLPEVEFTLPDAIGNKGSGLVSAFRYGLFAPGKARIVIDVTGPVRIEAARLDQLREGEARQLVVDLVTTDQASFDAEVQKRRDREKLEASLRAPRPVEVTPGMLARRAGRNVIVVDAGHGGIDTGAKSASGTREKDVLLAVALALREELSKRPNYHIVLTRDTDVFIPLRRRVEIARENGALLFISVHADSLPARYAQSVRGATVYTLSDKGSDALADEFARRENKSDVVAGVEVEEDQDELADILFDLARREAEVRSRSFAEVVLGKLHGKTALNQRPHRSAGFRVLKSREVPAVLIELGYITNRKDESELLSPEWRARVSAAIASSVDAYFGKKFARFPF; this is translated from the coding sequence ATGGCGAAGGACACGCGGGTGGGACGGGGCTGGTCGACCGCATCCGCGGTCTGGTCCTCGTGGATGACGTGCGTGGTACTCGCGATGCTCGTGTCGACGGTGGGCGGGGCATTCGCCCGTGATGTCACATCGCGCAACGCCAAACTGACCAGCGACGGAACCCTCACGCGCTTTTCGATCGATTTCAGCGAGGAAGTGGATTTCGAGGTCTTCACGCTCGACAACCCCTACCGCGTCATCGTCGATCTGCCCGAGGTCGAGTTCACACTCCCGGACGCGATCGGCAACAAGGGGAGCGGCTTGGTCTCGGCGTTCCGCTATGGTCTATTTGCGCCCGGCAAGGCGCGCATCGTCATCGACGTGACCGGACCTGTGCGCATCGAGGCGGCACGTCTCGATCAATTGCGTGAGGGCGAGGCCCGCCAGCTCGTCGTCGATCTGGTCACAACGGATCAGGCGTCGTTCGATGCCGAGGTGCAGAAGCGCCGCGACCGCGAAAAGCTGGAGGCCTCGCTGCGGGCGCCGCGACCCGTGGAGGTGACCCCCGGCATGCTGGCGCGGCGCGCGGGCCGTAATGTCATCGTTGTGGATGCCGGTCATGGCGGCATCGATACCGGGGCGAAGTCGGCGAGCGGGACGCGCGAAAAGGACGTGCTGCTGGCGGTCGCACTGGCGTTGCGCGAAGAGCTGTCCAAGCGGCCCAACTATCATATCGTGCTAACCCGCGACACCGACGTCTTCATTCCTCTGCGCCGGCGCGTCGAGATCGCACGCGAGAACGGCGCACTCCTCTTCATCTCCGTTCACGCCGATTCCCTGCCGGCCCGCTATGCCCAGAGCGTGCGGGGGGCAACCGTCTACACGCTCTCGGACAAGGGATCGGACGCGCTCGCCGACGAGTTCGCGCGGCGTGAGAACAAGTCGGACGTGGTGGCAGGCGTCGAGGTCGAGGAAGATCAGGACGAACTGGCCGACATCCTCTTCGACCTGGCGAGGCGCGAGGCCGAGGTCCGCTCCCGCAGCTTCGCCGAGGTGGTGCTCGGCAAACTCCACGGGAAGACGGCGCTCAATCAGAGGCCGCACCGCTCGGCCGGGTTTCGCGTGCTGAAGTCCCGCGAGGTGCCGGCGGTGCTGATCGAACTCGGCTACATCACGAACCGCAAGGACGAGAGCGAATTGCTCTCGCCGGAGTGGCGGGCGCGCGTTTCGGCCGCGATCGCCAGCTCCGTCGACGCCTACTTCGGCAAGAAATTCGCGCGCTTTCCGTTCTGA
- a CDS encoding Rne/Rng family ribonuclease yields MADNNNKMLIDAAHPEETRVVVLRGDRVEEFDYESASRKPLRGNIFLAKVTRVEPSLQAAFVDYGGNRHGFLAFNEIHPDYYQIPVADRQALLAEEAAEQRAERDGEERAVSRQGGERRRSGGGSGRDDEDGPNVARASDDDDADGEAAFDADDRNGDGDPDEGDDELRADSDEADGETLESSSDDDGDAATGDDANEDADEPADDDADGKPREMLESSGLDDPVISEEHSGDEGTTLQENTASTSTSEPGQAGAATASAFLGFYTAPMHPMVPQPSAEAPASVGQQGSEGPIGDADADADGNEGSLDVDRAEGGEAGNGDGLGRRHRRSRRRRVRSRTGDNGGARRAEGDQPEAGRAEDDAAAPRRERPARGRRRNDDEGDEDADREDQIEDVGQEDALEEVPRRMPKLRRQYRIQEVIRRRQIVLVQVVKEERGNKGAALTTYLSLAGRYCVLMPNTPRGGGISRKITNQADRKRLREIASELEVPEGMGLIIRTAGASRTKAELKRDYEYLLRLWENVRDLTLKSNAPSLVYEEGNLIKRSIRDLYSKEVEEIIVAGEDGYREAKDFMRMLTPSHAKNVKLYRDPEPLFTRYKIERQLNAMFNPVVTLKSGGYIVLNQTEALVSVDVNSGKSTREHSIEETALATNLEAAAEVARQLRLRDLAGLIVIDFIDMEERRNNRLVERRFKECLKDDRARIQVGKISGFGLLEMSRQRLRPGVVEGSTTQCPHCLGTGVIRSVESVALAVLRGLEEALIGQTLCDLIAVCTAEASLYILNHKRDFIREIEARYGVSILVQADDRLQGANFRIDQIKGTARPAPARDTAIKMHSAFVDDLPEDEIEDEAEETPTKPEVRTSGEDEDEAEERRSKRRRRRRRGGRDERDEGSALEARKPAGTGSPQDREFEAEADGDDEEDDSANGGLEESERGDDETAGNGDEARKRSRRRGKRGGRKNRRGNGEVTAGAAPDRPDESGSGDRPIDVRPDDEGDASTGAPATGERFDPFAHVSVITLPDDEPLPPLGDEAEAADAPKSHARTAPIDPGVENAGDRSEPPSQPAPERERAEIEEPSAQARTGAPEIAKPAAPEPAKPAAPQEPDRPKRRGWWQTALGRD; encoded by the coding sequence ATGGCCGACAACAACAACAAGATGCTCATCGACGCCGCGCACCCGGAAGAAACCCGGGTGGTCGTACTGCGCGGCGATCGCGTGGAGGAGTTCGACTACGAATCAGCTAGCCGCAAGCCACTTCGCGGCAACATCTTTCTCGCCAAGGTGACGCGCGTCGAGCCGTCCCTCCAGGCGGCGTTCGTGGACTATGGCGGGAACCGCCATGGCTTCCTGGCGTTCAACGAAATCCACCCCGACTACTACCAGATTCCGGTCGCGGACCGGCAGGCGCTGCTGGCCGAAGAGGCCGCCGAGCAACGCGCCGAACGTGATGGGGAAGAGCGCGCCGTCTCACGCCAGGGCGGCGAGCGCCGCAGGAGCGGTGGCGGTTCCGGCCGCGACGACGAGGACGGCCCGAACGTCGCCCGCGCCTCGGACGATGACGACGCCGACGGCGAAGCGGCCTTCGATGCCGATGATAGGAATGGCGACGGCGACCCGGACGAGGGCGACGACGAACTGCGGGCGGACAGCGACGAGGCCGATGGCGAAACGCTCGAGTCGTCATCCGATGACGACGGGGACGCTGCGACCGGCGACGATGCCAATGAAGATGCCGACGAGCCGGCGGACGACGACGCCGACGGCAAGCCCCGCGAAATGCTCGAGAGCAGCGGGCTCGATGACCCGGTGATCAGCGAGGAGCACTCCGGGGACGAAGGCACGACGCTGCAGGAGAATACGGCCAGCACCAGCACGAGCGAGCCCGGGCAGGCCGGCGCGGCCACGGCGAGCGCCTTCCTCGGCTTCTATACGGCGCCGATGCACCCGATGGTGCCGCAGCCGTCCGCTGAAGCCCCGGCGAGCGTGGGCCAGCAGGGCAGCGAAGGTCCGATCGGCGATGCCGACGCAGATGCGGACGGCAACGAGGGATCGCTGGACGTCGATCGCGCAGAAGGTGGAGAGGCCGGCAATGGCGACGGTCTCGGCCGCCGGCACCGGCGCTCGCGCCGCCGCCGCGTGCGCTCGCGCACGGGCGACAATGGCGGCGCAAGGCGCGCCGAAGGCGACCAGCCGGAGGCCGGCAGAGCAGAGGACGACGCGGCCGCGCCCCGCCGTGAGCGCCCCGCGCGAGGCCGTCGGCGCAATGACGACGAGGGCGACGAGGACGCCGACCGCGAGGACCAGATCGAGGACGTCGGCCAGGAGGATGCACTCGAGGAAGTGCCACGGCGCATGCCCAAGCTGCGCCGGCAGTACCGCATCCAGGAAGTCATCCGCCGCCGCCAGATCGTCCTGGTCCAGGTCGTCAAGGAGGAACGCGGCAACAAGGGCGCCGCGCTCACCACCTATCTTTCGCTCGCCGGTCGCTACTGCGTACTGATGCCCAACACGCCGCGGGGCGGCGGCATCTCGCGCAAGATCACCAACCAGGCCGACCGCAAGCGGCTGCGCGAGATCGCCTCCGAACTCGAGGTTCCGGAGGGCATGGGCCTCATCATCCGCACGGCCGGCGCGAGCCGCACGAAGGCGGAACTCAAGCGCGACTACGAATACCTGCTGCGCCTCTGGGAAAACGTCCGCGACCTCACCCTGAAGTCCAACGCTCCCTCGCTGGTCTACGAGGAAGGTAACCTCATCAAGCGCTCGATCCGCGATCTCTATTCCAAGGAGGTCGAGGAGATTATCGTCGCTGGCGAGGACGGCTACCGCGAAGCCAAGGACTTCATGCGCATGCTGACCCCCAGTCATGCCAAGAACGTCAAACTCTACCGCGATCCCGAGCCACTGTTCACCCGCTACAAGATCGAGCGCCAGTTGAACGCCATGTTCAATCCGGTCGTCACCTTGAAGTCGGGCGGTTACATCGTGCTCAACCAGACCGAGGCGCTCGTCTCGGTCGACGTCAACTCCGGCAAGTCCACGCGCGAGCATTCGATCGAGGAGACGGCGCTCGCCACCAACCTCGAGGCGGCCGCCGAAGTCGCGCGTCAACTGCGTCTTCGCGACCTCGCCGGGCTCATCGTGATCGACTTCATCGACATGGAGGAGCGGCGCAACAACCGGCTCGTCGAGCGCCGCTTCAAGGAATGCCTCAAGGACGATCGGGCGCGCATCCAGGTCGGCAAGATCAGCGGATTCGGGCTGCTCGAGATGTCGCGCCAGCGGCTCCGGCCGGGCGTCGTCGAAGGTTCGACGACGCAGTGCCCGCACTGTCTCGGCACGGGCGTGATCCGTTCGGTCGAATCGGTTGCGCTCGCGGTCCTGCGCGGCCTCGAGGAGGCTTTGATCGGCCAGACGCTCTGCGATCTCATCGCGGTCTGCACCGCCGAAGCCTCGCTCTACATCCTCAACCACAAACGCGACTTCATCCGCGAGATCGAGGCCCGCTACGGTGTCTCGATCCTGGTTCAGGCCGACGATCGGTTGCAGGGCGCCAACTTCCGCATCGACCAGATCAAGGGCACCGCGCGTCCCGCACCGGCCCGTGATACCGCCATCAAGATGCACAGCGCCTTCGTCGACGACCTGCCGGAGGACGAAATCGAAGATGAGGCGGAGGAAACCCCGACCAAGCCGGAGGTGCGGACCAGCGGCGAGGACGAGGACGAGGCCGAGGAACGCCGCTCCAAGCGCCGCCGCCGCCGCCGGCGCGGGGGGCGTGACGAGCGGGACGAGGGCAGCGCACTCGAGGCCCGCAAACCCGCCGGCACCGGCAGCCCGCAGGACCGCGAGTTCGAGGCCGAAGCCGATGGCGACGACGAAGAGGACGACAGCGCCAATGGCGGGCTCGAGGAGAGCGAGCGCGGGGATGACGAGACCGCCGGCAACGGTGACGAGGCGCGCAAGCGCTCCCGCCGGCGGGGCAAGCGTGGCGGTCGCAAGAACCGGCGCGGCAACGGTGAGGTGACCGCGGGCGCGGCCCCGGACCGACCGGACGAGTCGGGCTCCGGCGATCGGCCGATCGATGTTCGACCCGACGATGAAGGCGACGCATCGACGGGGGCTCCAGCGACCGGCGAGCGGTTCGATCCCTTCGCCCACGTGTCGGTCATCACGCTGCCGGACGACGAACCGTTGCCGCCCCTCGGCGACGAGGCCGAAGCGGCGGATGCGCCAAAATCCCATGCGCGGACGGCTCCGATCGATCCTGGCGTCGAGAACGCGGGAGATCGCAGCGAGCCGCCGAGCCAGCCGGCCCCCGAGCGTGAGCGAGCGGAGATCGAGGAACCGTCAGCGCAAGCGCGCACCGGCGCGCCGGAGATCGCGAAACCCGCTGCGCCGGAGCCGGCAAAGCCAGCCGCGCCGCAGGAGCCGGATCGCCCGAAGCGCCGAGGGTGGTGGCAGACGGCGCTCGGTCGGGACTGA
- a CDS encoding aminotransferase class I/II-fold pyridoxal phosphate-dependent enzyme, with translation MVDGGLIRALSLRGDVEPFHVMELMREANRLEASGRRILHMEIGQPGTKAPRLALEAAREALERDRIGYTDALGLGALREGIARLYADWYGLDVGPERIVVTTGSSAGFLLSFLALFDQGARVALTSPGYPCYRQIVAALGLEPVLLSIGPQERWVPSPDMLAREADRRGLAGLLVASPANPTGTMLRPDELKALVGCCEERSIDYISDEIYHGLTYDAPASSALAFSDRVVVVNSFSKYFSMTGWRLGWLVVPRQAVGRFERLQQHFFISPPTISQFAALGALSARDELEANRALYAGNRALLTAALAEAGLSGIAPADGAFYLYADTSEVDDDSDRFARRLLHEAGIAITPGVDFDAARGRSFVRFSYAGSRDAVTEGSERLVTFLKRY, from the coding sequence ATGGTCGATGGCGGATTGATCCGGGCCCTCTCGTTGCGTGGCGATGTCGAGCCGTTCCACGTCATGGAGCTGATGCGCGAGGCCAACCGTCTCGAGGCATCGGGCCGGCGCATCCTGCACATGGAGATCGGCCAGCCCGGCACCAAGGCGCCGCGGCTCGCTCTCGAGGCCGCGAGAGAGGCTCTGGAGCGCGATCGGATCGGCTATACGGATGCGCTCGGCCTGGGGGCGCTGCGCGAAGGCATCGCCCGGCTCTATGCCGACTGGTACGGGCTCGATGTGGGGCCCGAGCGGATCGTCGTGACGACAGGCTCGTCCGCCGGGTTCCTGTTGAGTTTCCTGGCGCTGTTCGATCAGGGGGCGCGTGTCGCCCTCACCTCGCCCGGCTATCCCTGCTATCGCCAGATCGTCGCCGCGCTCGGCCTCGAGCCGGTGCTGCTTTCGATCGGGCCGCAGGAGCGCTGGGTCCCGTCGCCCGACATGCTCGCACGCGAGGCCGATCGCCGGGGCCTTGCCGGTCTCCTCGTAGCATCGCCGGCCAATCCGACCGGCACGATGCTGCGACCCGACGAACTGAAGGCGCTGGTCGGCTGCTGCGAGGAACGCTCGATCGACTACATCTCGGACGAGATCTATCACGGGCTGACCTATGACGCTCCCGCCAGCAGCGCTCTCGCGTTCAGTGATCGGGTGGTGGTGGTCAACAGCTTCTCGAAGTATTTTTCCATGACCGGCTGGCGGCTCGGCTGGCTGGTGGTGCCACGGCAGGCGGTTGGCCGTTTCGAGCGTCTCCAGCAGCACTTTTTCATCTCGCCGCCGACGATCTCGCAATTCGCCGCACTCGGCGCGCTCTCGGCCCGCGACGAACTGGAGGCGAACCGAGCGCTCTATGCTGGCAACCGGGCGCTTCTGACGGCCGCGCTGGCCGAGGCTGGACTGAGCGGCATCGCTCCCGCCGACGGCGCCTTTTATCTCTATGCCGATACGTCCGAGGTCGACGACGACAGCGACCGCTTCGCCCGGCGGTTGCTGCACGAGGCGGGCATCGCGATCACGCCCGGCGTCGATTTCGACGCCGCGCGGGGGCGCAGCTTCGTACGCTTCTCCTATGCCGGATCACGCGATGCGGTCACGGAGGGCAGCGAGAGGCTGGTCACGTTTCTGAAGCGCTACTGA
- a CDS encoding M48 family metalloprotease — protein sequence MRRYPNAPGLSGERLRRDWRTGAQRLAVLALAVVSIVLESASAQAQRLSFVRDTELEQLLSDYSAPIFRAAGLGGGRVTMRIVKDNSFNAFVLDGRNVFMNTGTLMQSDTPNEVIGVIAHEAGHIAGGHLADIRAKIKRDSTRLMLMQALGIAAMAAGAASGDKDIGEIAGGVGQTILGASGTAVQRGILTYRRVHESAADQAAISYLNATRQSARGMLSTFERFAQQELFSAQLQDPYVRSHPMPQQRIAQLRNLASRSPHFDERDAPSLQLRHDLMRAKLSGYLERPQTVFNRFPESDNSLPAQYARAIASFFGSGIESALPRVERLIAAKPDYPYFHELKGELLLRSGRAAEAVGPLRKALTLAGDGDLIRIRLAQALISMNDRSVVDEAIAMLRKALTSEENSAGYRQLATAYWQSGREGDAYLASAQAHFFEGNLGEAKRFAERAQAQFRQGTPSWIKADDIIKFQR from the coding sequence ATGCGCAGATATCCCAACGCTCCCGGCCTCTCGGGTGAGCGCCTGCGACGTGACTGGCGAACCGGTGCGCAACGCTTGGCGGTGTTGGCGCTCGCCGTCGTATCGATTGTGCTCGAGAGCGCCTCGGCACAGGCCCAGCGCCTCAGCTTCGTGCGCGATACCGAACTCGAGCAACTGCTCAGCGACTATTCGGCACCGATCTTCCGTGCCGCGGGCCTCGGCGGCGGACGCGTCACGATGCGCATCGTCAAGGACAACAGCTTCAATGCCTTCGTCCTCGACGGCCGCAACGTCTTCATGAATACCGGCACATTGATGCAGTCCGACACGCCGAACGAGGTGATCGGGGTCATCGCGCACGAGGCCGGCCACATCGCGGGCGGCCACCTCGCGGATATCCGCGCCAAGATCAAACGTGATTCGACCCGCCTCATGCTCATGCAGGCCCTGGGCATCGCGGCCATGGCGGCAGGTGCGGCCTCGGGCGACAAGGACATTGGCGAGATCGCGGGCGGCGTCGGCCAGACCATCCTCGGGGCCTCTGGCACGGCGGTGCAGCGCGGCATCCTGACCTATCGCCGGGTCCACGAATCGGCGGCGGATCAGGCAGCGATCTCCTATCTCAATGCTACGCGCCAGTCGGCCCGGGGCATGCTGTCGACCTTCGAGCGCTTCGCGCAGCAGGAACTCTTTTCGGCCCAGCTCCAGGACCCCTATGTGCGCAGCCACCCGATGCCGCAACAGCGCATCGCCCAGCTGCGCAACCTCGCCTCCCGCAGTCCGCATTTCGACGAGCGCGATGCGCCGTCGCTCCAACTGCGCCACGATCTCATGCGGGCCAAGCTCTCCGGCTATCTCGAGCGCCCGCAGACCGTTTTCAATCGCTTTCCCGAGAGCGACAACAGCCTGCCCGCGCAATACGCGCGGGCCATCGCGAGCTTTTTCGGCTCGGGTATCGAGAGCGCGTTGCCTCGCGTGGAGCGGCTCATCGCCGCCAAGCCGGATTACCCCTATTTCCACGAACTCAAAGGCGAACTCCTGCTGCGTAGCGGACGCGCGGCTGAAGCGGTCGGACCGCTGCGCAAGGCGCTCACGCTGGCGGGCGACGGCGATCTCATCCGCATCCGGCTCGCACAGGCGCTGATTTCGATGAACGATCGCTCGGTCGTCGACGAGGCCATAGCCATGCTGCGCAAGGCGCTGACGAGCGAAGAGAATTCGGCGGGCTACCGCCAGCTCGCCACCGCCTACTGGCAAAGCGGGCGGGAGGGCGATGCCTACCTCGCTTCGGCTCAAGCACACTTCTTCGAGGGCAACCTCGGCGAGGCCAAGCGCTTTGCCGAGCGCGCTCAAGCACAATTCCGTCAGGGAACACCAAGTTGGATCAAGGCTGACGACATCATAAAGTTTCAGCGTTAG